The Lathyrus oleraceus cultivar Zhongwan6 chromosome 5, CAAS_Psat_ZW6_1.0, whole genome shotgun sequence genome includes the window tttattaaacaaacataataaagaaaagagtcttttattattaataaataatttgatacaagtaccaaaagtattggcctctggggcttacaccaacagttaaccccccccccccccccccccccactaATATAAAAAATCCATCAGAAAACAAAGATTTGCAAGGGGATATAACCTCAGTTAAACAGGACATCAGAAATACTTTTGTTTGCGACGGGTGACCCGTAACATAGTGcaattttaaaattaaaaaaaattcttccATGTTTGCAAGGGGTAACCCCACgttttttttaatataattttgtttttatatttTGAGTGTTGCGAGGGATTTAACCCCAAACAACGTTGTTTTTTTAGTGAAGGGTTTTACCCCCGACAAAATCCCCTAACTATACAATGTTTTTCTTGTAGAGACTCTACATGTTGATAAAATTTAACCATGAATAAAAATTATTCAAAACTAAATCTAAATTTTGAGTATTACTTATAGTGAATGACCATATGGTAGTGTTTTTCATCgtgcatatatatatatatatatatatatatatatatatatatatatatatatataatatatatatatatatatatatatatatattatatatatatatatatatatatatatatatatatatatatatatatatatatatatatatatatatatatatatatatatatatatatatatatatatatatatatatatatatatatatatatatatatatactgaATTATCAAATGAAATACtaaattttgatattttttattaTATGTTCATTTAAACAATTGTCGTTATAATTTTGTCATTTTGAAACATTTACATTTTTAATTAAAACGATTAGCTAAATCACATTGATTGAACTTAAAGTAATAGTGAACATTGCATCTTGTCAACATaataatatatgtattttgtgCAACAGATTTGGCAACTATAATAATGTATTGCTACGAAGGTCTTATCTATATGAAGGACAATGATGATATCATTCCTCTCGAAATTCTTGCTACTAGAACATCAGCCTTTAAGAGTGGAACTAGGCTATCATGGTGGAAACAAATTTTGTACTACTGTAAGTGACAGATACATATGGATGTTATTAAAACACAATATTTTAAAAATAAGAGACCAAATTGaaaatttatttaattatgtATTAACCACTTTTATTTTactatttatttttatttttatgtttgcGAATTCATTAACTAAATTATAAACTATATTAATCAATCTATATATTTCATTAACTAAATTTACCACATAAGATTTTGTTTTCTGATGTTAGGCTATAAAAACAATTATATAAAAACCatattaattaatttattatacTATATTGGCCAAACTATTCATTGAATTAAGCAAAGTTTTGCACACTAGAAATTTTAtgtcaaaataacattttttaaaataaaattacGATAACTCCCTTAACTTTTTTTTTGTTGTACAACTTCAATTATTCATGTTCGGTCCACGTTTAAGATTTGGGTTCAAAAGTGTCCAAATTCTACCATTAGGATACCTTTGAAGAACGTTTATATTGATTGTTTTTCTAACAATATTCATGCATTGTTTGTTGTTCAAAAGAAAAGGTCATATAGGTGAAATAAAGTAAAGAAGCACCGGTTAAATCGGTCTCTCTTGAAAATTTATATGATATTTGCTTCCATTATTTTTACTCTTCTGTCAAATGTCATGAAAGAAACGTCTAACGTTCTTTATATAAATTTGGTGTCAAAGGTCTTTCTGTAAGCAACCAGGATGCAAAAACTACCATGGAGTTGTATCGAAAGAAGGCTATATCTATAAGAAGATTACAGAATGGTATGCTTATAATAATTTATATCTCTTATGATCCCTTTTCCATTATTATTTATTGTTTCAGTTAGTGAACTATTAAAAGATACTAATGTTTCATTAATAGTAGAGAGTGTAGTTAATAACActatttgattttttttaaataatctttatttttaaattaaatattaaaataatcatatttataaattatttattaaattaaatatttaaaaaacaaattataCGACAAGAGCGGGCGTCATTGTCTATGACACATGTATGTTTTTTTATACTAAGACGTCAACCCTAGTGGCGCATGCATACACATTATTAATAAATACAGGCTCCACTGTCAGTGGCACATgctttatttttttaattatttaaaaaatacaCTGCGCATGTAGTAAAGGGAGGAATGACGCATGCATGCAAAATAATATTGAACATGCGAATGGAGGAGTGACGCATGCATGcaatatttataaaaaataataagtAGTAGCGTCAAGAGGAGTGGCGCATGCATACAATATTAGTCTTGTACATGCATGTGTCATAGGCAGTGGCGCTTTAGTGCAAATAAGCAATGCATGCACCATAGGTAGTGACGTCTGTTTTTGTGGTgtaattattttttttaaattgttagtttgataaataatttaaaaatatgattattttagtatttaatttgAAAATAGTGGTCAGAACATATCCGAGTTTTTTCTCTTCCATTTTTCTGAGAATTTTGATGAATGGAAATAACAATATTGCAGAAAATGATGATTTTGGTGAAGTATCAATACCTTTATACCATGCTGAGGAATTAGAAAAGGCATACAATGTACAACATACTGCTGCTCCACTACATTTTTTTAGTCGTGTTAAGATTTTATGTAACCGCATTCAAAAGTATGTATTCAGATGGCCAATCCTATCATGTATGTATATTGAACTCCTGTTACTCTAATTTTATATGATTTGATTTGTGTCTACATTTATAGTGCACAACTCATTCAATAAGTCACCATTACTCTCTTGCTCAATTAATTTTGCAGGCTTAAATTCAACAATGGCTATTAAAAAGAAGCACATATATGGTGGTCAGCTCTTGGATGAATTTATGAAAAATCCTTACGAGTCATACATTGGTGGTGGGTTTGAATCAATAAGTAACATTGACGATGAGTTTGAAAGTTTTTCAGAGTTTATTATTGCCGCACGGGAAGAAGGTAAATAATAGTAAGTACAAAAAATTAATGAAGATATATAATTAATATGTAAAGAATAAAGTAATCAGAAATTGTATATTTGCAGGTGAAACTTCAACGCaagagaaaaatgaaaacaaaaactTTGAAGATTCAACAAATATTGATGGAAAGAACACAGCATATTTGATTGCAGCAAGTCATGGAATAGTTGAGATGATGACAATACTTGAATCACGGATAAGAAGTGTGATCCATGATATCAACTCTAACAAAGAAAATGCATTTCATTTGGCTGTAAAGAACAGGCAACCACATGTTATTCAATGGTTGATGAAGAGTTTACGTAAAGAAGTTTTTCACCAACTAAATCTAGAAGTTGATAAAAATGAGAATACCATATTACACTTGGCAGCATATACATCAATCCAAAGAGAAAATAATTGGAGGATATCCGGTGTTGCCATGCAACTTATATGGGACATCAAGTGGTACAAGGTACATTTATAAGGGTGTGCAACTTAGGTTACACCCTAAATTTATAGTTTTTTCTACGGATTTAAAGTATCATTAACATATATTTTCTTGTATAGTACATAAAAGGACTAGTACCAGAGCATTTCAATCATAGACTCAACGTAGAAGGAAAAACTCCAAGTCAAATCTTTAAGGAGCAACACAAAGAACTCCTTGAAAAGAGTATTAAATGGATGAATGAAACAGCACAGTCAAACTCGGTTGTAGCGACTCTCATTGCCGGTGCGTCCTTTGCTACATCAGCTAGTGCCCCTAGTGGAGATCAAAAAACAAGTGATCCAACATCAGAAGGACATCTAGCAGTTGAAGGATTCACTATATCTTCATTAATTGGACTCTACTTCTCTGTTGGTGCACTCATAATGTTCCTTTCTATACTCTCTTCTCGAAAAGAAATCGAAGACTTTCGTCAAAAATTGCCAATGAAGCTTCTTTTCGCCTTGAGTTCTCTC containing:
- the LOC127084961 gene encoding uncharacterized protein LOC127084961 yields the protein MAPNLFPTRVAQSFNDHEALDFRRLVMEDKWEEVIEIYNADSKFHKIEIKGRGTALHVAVSNGCKKEVKSLVRAIEKLGDETSLGMVNEKGATPLHLAAYRGFTDLCECIIGEYGERKYLIQIKNANGETPLFWAVRARKRLVFVYLQQFYPYDINVAINNNDTSILHVAIQSEMFDLATIIMYCYEGLIYMKDNDDIIPLEILATRTSAFKSGTRLSWWKQILYYCLSVSNQDAKTTMELYRKKAISIRRLQNENDDFGEVSIPLYHAEELEKAYNVQHTAAPLHFFSRVKILCNRIQKYVFRWPILSCLNSTMAIKKKHIYGGQLLDEFMKNPYESYIGGGFESISNIDDEFESFSEFIIAAREEGETSTQEKNENKNFEDSTNIDGKNTAYLIAASHGIVEMMTILESRIRSVIHDINSNKENAFHLAVKNRQPHVIQWLMKSLRKEVFHQLNLEVDKNENTILHLAAYTSIQRENNWRISGVAMQLIWDIKWYKYIKGLVPEHFNHRLNVEGKTPSQIFKEQHKELLEKSIKWMNETAQSNSVVATLIAGASFATSASAPSGDQKTSDPTSEGHLAVEGFTISSLIGLYFSVGALIMFLSILSSRKEIEDFRQKLPMKLLFALSSLFVSIVAMFVSFCAGHFSVLSDKYNKRVIVFYLYISISLPIILYAAVQFSLFVDLVMVIWKKVPPPSVKGVHL